The Streptomyces spororaveus genome includes a region encoding these proteins:
- the pdhA gene encoding pyruvate dehydrogenase (acetyl-transferring) E1 component subunit alpha, giving the protein MTVQELPGAGASHRSTPPPAWSPRTDAAPLLPDPEPYRVLGTEAADRLDPELMRRCYAELVRGRRYNAQATALTKQGRLAVYPSTVGQEACEIAAALVLEEQDWLFPSYRDTLAAVARGLDPVQALTLLRGDWHTGYDPREHRIAPLSTPLATQLPHAVGLAHAARLRGDDVVALAMVGDGGTSEGDFHEALNFAAVWQAPVVFLVQNNGFAISVPLAKQTAAPTLAHKAVGYGMPGRLVDGNDIAAMHEVLTEAVRRARAGGGPTLIEAVTYRMEAHTNADDATRYRGDAEVEAWKAHDPVDLLERELTARGIIDETAIQAVRDDAETMAAALREGMNADPVVDPMDLFAHVYAEQTDRLREQAAMLRAELEAEDQA; this is encoded by the coding sequence ATGACGGTCCAAGAGCTGCCCGGTGCCGGTGCGTCCCACCGTTCCACCCCGCCGCCCGCCTGGAGCCCCCGTACGGATGCCGCGCCGCTGCTTCCGGACCCCGAGCCCTACCGGGTGCTGGGCACCGAGGCGGCGGACCGGCTCGACCCGGAGCTGATGCGCCGCTGCTACGCCGAGCTGGTGCGCGGCCGGCGGTACAACGCCCAGGCCACGGCGCTCACCAAGCAGGGCCGGCTCGCCGTGTACCCCTCCACCGTCGGCCAGGAGGCCTGCGAGATCGCGGCCGCACTGGTCCTGGAGGAGCAGGACTGGCTGTTCCCGAGCTACCGGGACACCCTGGCGGCCGTGGCGCGCGGACTGGACCCCGTACAGGCACTGACCCTGCTGCGCGGCGACTGGCACACCGGATACGACCCGCGCGAGCACCGCATCGCCCCGCTCTCGACGCCGCTCGCCACCCAGCTGCCGCACGCGGTGGGCCTGGCGCACGCGGCCCGGCTGCGCGGCGACGACGTCGTCGCCCTCGCCATGGTCGGCGACGGCGGCACCAGCGAGGGCGACTTCCACGAGGCGCTGAACTTCGCCGCCGTCTGGCAGGCCCCGGTGGTCTTCCTCGTGCAGAACAACGGCTTCGCGATATCCGTCCCGCTCGCCAAGCAGACCGCCGCCCCGACGCTCGCCCACAAGGCCGTCGGGTACGGGATGCCCGGCCGGCTGGTCGACGGCAACGACATCGCGGCCATGCACGAGGTGCTGACCGAGGCGGTCCGGCGGGCCCGGGCCGGTGGCGGTCCCACCCTGATCGAGGCCGTCACGTACCGGATGGAAGCCCACACGAACGCCGACGACGCGACCCGCTACCGCGGTGACGCGGAGGTCGAGGCCTGGAAGGCGCACGACCCGGTCGATCTGCTGGAGCGTGAGCTGACCGCCCGCGGGATCATCGACGAAACGGCGATCCAGGCGGTGCGCGACGATGCCGAGACGATGGCGGCGGCGCTCCGCGAGGGGATGAACGCGGACCCGGTGGTGGACCCGATGGACCTGTTCGCGCACGTGTACGCGGAGCAGACGGACCGGCTGCGGGAGCAGGCGGCCATGCTGCGCGCAGAGCTGGAAGCCGAGGACCAGGCGTGA
- a CDS encoding Lrp/AsnC family transcriptional regulator: MPDEQMAGTGPAPAAPGGAPGATGGPPVTPRPLDPIDRSIMRLLQADGRASIRSVAEQVHVSRANAYARINRLIDDGVIRGFTARVNHERAGQGASAYITLKIVQNSWRTVREQLRELPGAAHIALVSGDFDVLLLVHTPDNRTLRELVLTRLQAIPEVLSTRTLLVFEETDLLDSGRGPGGGAPAFGEE, encoded by the coding sequence ATGCCGGATGAACAAATGGCCGGAACGGGTCCTGCACCGGCTGCGCCGGGGGGCGCACCGGGAGCCACGGGAGGCCCGCCCGTCACACCCCGTCCCCTGGATCCGATCGACCGGTCGATCATGCGGCTGCTCCAGGCGGACGGCCGGGCGTCGATACGTTCGGTGGCGGAGCAGGTGCACGTCTCGCGGGCGAACGCCTACGCCCGGATCAACCGGCTGATCGACGACGGGGTGATCCGCGGGTTCACTGCCCGCGTCAACCACGAACGCGCCGGTCAGGGCGCCTCCGCCTACATCACCCTGAAGATCGTCCAGAACTCCTGGCGCACGGTCCGCGAGCAGCTGCGCGAGCTCCCCGGCGCCGCGCACATCGCGCTGGTCAGCGGCGACTTCGACGTCCTGCTGCTGGTGCACACCCCGGACAACCGGACCCTGCGCGAGCTGGTCCTGACCCGGCTCCAGGCCATCCCGGAGGTCCTCTCCACGCGCACGCTGCTGGTCTTCGAGGAAACGGATCTCCTGGACTCCGGACGGGGTCCGGGCGGCGGCGCTCCGGCGTTCGGCGAGGAGTAG
- a CDS encoding TetR/AcrR family transcriptional regulator: MTTVKRDTYTPETLLSVAVQVFNERGYDGTSMEHLSKAAGISKSSIYHHVAGKEELLRRAVSRALDGLFAILEEPGAVRGRAVERVEYVTRRTVEVLVGELPYVTLLLRVRGNTRTERWALERRRDFDHAVADLLKAAAADGDLRADVDIRLATRLLFGMVNSLVEWYRPHSGTGPDQLADAVVHMAFDGLRTAR; encoded by the coding sequence ATGACGACGGTCAAGCGGGACACGTACACCCCCGAGACGCTGCTGTCGGTCGCCGTCCAGGTCTTCAACGAGCGCGGTTACGACGGCACCTCGATGGAGCACCTCTCCAAGGCGGCGGGCATCTCGAAGTCCTCGATCTACCACCACGTCGCGGGCAAGGAGGAACTGCTGCGGCGGGCCGTCAGCCGGGCCCTCGACGGGCTCTTCGCGATCCTGGAGGAGCCGGGCGCGGTCCGCGGCCGGGCCGTCGAGCGCGTCGAGTACGTCACGCGCCGCACGGTCGAGGTGCTGGTCGGCGAGCTGCCGTACGTGACGCTGCTGCTGCGCGTCCGCGGCAACACCCGCACCGAGCGCTGGGCGCTGGAACGCCGCCGCGACTTCGACCACGCGGTCGCCGACCTGCTCAAGGCCGCCGCGGCGGACGGCGACCTGCGGGCCGACGTGGACATACGCCTGGCCACCCGGCTCCTCTTCGGCATGGTCAACTCCCTGGTCGAGTGGTACCGCCCGCACTCGGGCACGGGCCCCGACCAGCTCGCGGACGCCGTCGTGCACATGGCCTTCGACGGGCTGCGCACCGCCCGCTGA